One window of the Chitinophaga niabensis genome contains the following:
- a CDS encoding alpha/beta fold hydrolase, which produces MKLPAIISIILFMAACQPKGTYTQLTNMDTTILTSDSVQLVVKVAGQGVPCIFVHGGPGGGFMSFEKMGGKNLEQCMTMVYYDQRGSGSSQNAADYSLDRMVQDIEELRQAMKLEKVYLLSHSFGGIIAFNYAKKYPAHVYGLVLANSTLHFFNTASIKEQVEYGYRLLGKDTVIQETDSLLQLMAVVRKEMSKQRIGYKFLTDDIQTIVKLDSLDDNFPRTNDFGMAIVAPLLDTLQKVRYPEYSLDYTIQTLLLQLPVLTITGSNDHAIGIHHYEKFRFPQQEVVKIDGGHLLYYEQNAAFVKAVCGFIKARAADQK; this is translated from the coding sequence ATGAAACTACCTGCTATTATTTCTATCATCCTTTTCATGGCAGCATGCCAGCCCAAAGGTACTTACACACAGTTAACCAACATGGATACCACTATCCTCACCAGTGATTCCGTTCAGCTGGTTGTGAAAGTGGCCGGACAGGGAGTTCCCTGCATCTTTGTGCATGGCGGGCCTGGCGGTGGCTTTATGTCTTTTGAAAAGATGGGAGGAAAGAACCTGGAGCAGTGTATGACCATGGTGTATTACGACCAGAGAGGTTCAGGCTCTTCACAGAACGCGGCAGATTACAGTCTTGACCGCATGGTGCAGGATATAGAAGAACTCCGGCAAGCCATGAAACTGGAGAAGGTATACCTGCTCAGCCATTCTTTCGGCGGCATTATTGCTTTCAACTACGCAAAGAAATACCCCGCTCATGTATACGGTTTGGTGCTGGCCAATTCCACCCTGCATTTCTTCAATACCGCTTCTATCAAAGAACAGGTAGAATATGGCTATCGCCTGCTGGGTAAGGATACCGTTATACAGGAAACAGATTCCCTCCTGCAGCTGATGGCGGTGGTAAGAAAAGAAATGAGTAAACAGCGCATCGGCTATAAGTTCCTCACGGATGATATACAAACCATCGTGAAACTGGATAGCCTGGACGATAACTTTCCACGCACGAATGATTTTGGCATGGCCATCGTGGCACCCTTATTGGATACTTTGCAGAAAGTACGTTATCCTGAATACTCGCTTGATTATACCATTCAAACACTCCTATTACAACTTCCCGTGCTCACCATTACCGGCAGCAATGATCATGCGATCGGCATTCATCATTATGAAAAGTTCAGATTCCCGCAACAGGAAGTAGTGAAGATAGATGGCGGGCATCTGCTCTATTATGAACAGAATGCTGCGTTTGTAAAAGCTGTTTGTGGGTTTATCAAAGCAAGGGCCGCGGATCAAAAATAA
- a CDS encoding nuclear transport factor 2 family protein translates to MTRNTTTMSSAKEIVLSCVNAINEQDFKIARTFVDDNMQFIGVMGSRDGAQAYFDDMEKMKLKYNVKKAFADGDDVCLLYDLQISGKTIFGCGWYHVEDEKITSLKVIFDPRPLL, encoded by the coding sequence ATGACACGTAATACAACCACTATGAGCAGTGCAAAAGAGATCGTATTATCCTGTGTAAACGCCATCAATGAACAGGATTTCAAGATAGCCAGGACATTTGTGGATGATAATATGCAGTTCATCGGCGTAATGGGCTCACGGGATGGGGCACAGGCATATTTTGATGATATGGAAAAAATGAAACTGAAGTATAATGTGAAAAAGGCTTTTGCAGATGGAGATGATGTATGCCTCCTGTATGATCTGCAGATCTCAGGGAAAACTATTTTCGGCTGTGGCTGGTATCATGTGGAAGATGAGAAGATCACTTCCCTCAAAGTTATTTTTGATCCGCGGCCCTTGCTTTGA
- a CDS encoding NAD(P)/FAD-dependent oxidoreductase yields MNATYDVMIAGGSYAGLSAAMALGRALRNVLIIDSGDPCNKQTPHSHNFLTQDGQTPAQIADTAKQQVLQYNTISWHQGLVSNVVSTPAGFEISTAAGETFRAKKVLFATGVKDQLLPVKGLAETWGISLVHCPYCHGYEIRGKATGLIANGDMAFELCRLISNWSNKLTLFTNGPSALTAEQAAKIKNHGITVVEAEISEFEQENGQLQNIVLKDGSKHPLEAAYIRLPFKQHSDIPQQLGCAIDEQGYIEVTELQQTTVPGVYAAGDNSNKFRGVSMAVAAGTKAGAMINKELIDETF; encoded by the coding sequence ATGAACGCAACATACGATGTAATGATAGCGGGCGGCAGTTATGCCGGCCTTTCAGCAGCTATGGCCTTAGGGCGGGCATTGAGAAACGTATTGATCATTGACAGCGGTGATCCCTGTAATAAACAAACACCGCATTCGCATAACTTTCTTACACAGGATGGGCAAACACCTGCACAGATTGCTGACACAGCAAAGCAGCAGGTACTGCAATACAATACCATTTCATGGCACCAGGGTTTGGTATCCAATGTAGTCAGCACTCCTGCTGGTTTTGAGATCAGTACGGCAGCGGGAGAAACCTTCCGGGCTAAAAAGGTATTGTTTGCAACGGGCGTCAAAGATCAGTTACTGCCGGTGAAAGGACTGGCAGAAACATGGGGGATATCGCTTGTGCATTGCCCTTACTGCCATGGTTATGAGATCAGGGGTAAAGCTACAGGGCTGATTGCAAACGGGGACATGGCTTTTGAGTTATGCCGGTTAATTTCCAACTGGAGTAACAAACTAACGTTGTTCACCAATGGCCCTTCTGCTTTAACAGCAGAACAGGCAGCGAAGATCAAAAACCACGGGATAACAGTTGTTGAAGCAGAGATCAGTGAATTTGAACAGGAAAACGGGCAACTGCAAAACATTGTATTAAAGGATGGTTCAAAACATCCGCTGGAAGCAGCCTACATAAGACTGCCTTTTAAACAGCACAGTGATATACCGCAGCAATTGGGTTGTGCTATTGATGAACAGGGATATATTGAAGTAACGGAATTACAGCAGACCACTGTTCCCGGTGTTTATGCGGCAGGTGATAACAGCAACAAATTCCGTGGTGTTTCCATGGCTGTTGCTGCGGGCACAAAAGCTGGCGCCATGATCAATAAGGAATTGATTGATGAAACATTCTAA
- a CDS encoding DUF1543 domain-containing protein — MVKLFMVLIGCKPAGRHTEQHDVFFGIAASLKELIPAIIAFWPEADDLHIDGYREVTKVDGYRIGINETAPSSEYLFFINLGGYKENEMEEFHYKMLATGKDKNEALRKAKATAFFKHTGFKGATSHIDDKYGVGVDDMALVEEILPAAVRKQYRLSLTPAPQDMAEDVLHLGYFKISDILA; from the coding sequence ATGGTGAAATTATTCATGGTACTGATCGGCTGTAAACCCGCAGGCCGTCATACGGAGCAGCATGATGTTTTCTTTGGCATAGCAGCATCCCTGAAAGAACTCATACCCGCTATTATCGCTTTCTGGCCGGAGGCGGATGATCTGCATATAGACGGATACCGGGAAGTAACCAAAGTGGATGGATACCGCATTGGCATCAATGAAACAGCTCCATCCTCCGAATATCTTTTCTTTATTAACCTGGGCGGTTATAAAGAAAATGAAATGGAAGAATTCCATTACAAAATGCTGGCCACCGGCAAAGATAAAAACGAAGCACTCCGTAAAGCGAAGGCCACGGCCTTTTTCAAACATACCGGGTTTAAAGGTGCCACTTCACATATCGATGATAAATACGGTGTGGGTGTGGACGATATGGCGCTGGTGGAAGAGATCCTCCCTGCTGCTGTGCGCAAGCAATACAGGCTTTCTTTAACACCAGCTCCGCAGGATATGGCGGAGGATGTTTTGCACCTGGGGTATTTTAAAATATCGGATATCCTGGCTTAG
- a CDS encoding dienelactone hydrolase family protein, producing MDQNIIRLFDEYTHKPLTREDFLKRLVKLTGGMAAAMAVLPLLESNYAHAATVQPLDPDLTEEDITYPGEGTTMKGYLVRPKAAGKRGAVVVIHENRGLTPHIKDVARRVAKAGYLALAPDALSVFGGTTANEDESRAQFGKLDAAQNLQNFLKAFPYLKSLPASNGKTACVGFCWGGALANQLAVNDPDLKAAVAFYGRQPAAADVPKIKAAVQLHYGGLDERVNEGIPAYEAALKAAHTKYELYIYEGAQHAFHNDTSAARYNEAAAKLAWERTLKLFKETIQ from the coding sequence ATGGATCAGAATATCATCCGCCTTTTTGATGAGTATACCCACAAACCCCTTACCCGGGAAGATTTCCTCAAACGCCTCGTAAAACTCACCGGAGGGATGGCTGCCGCCATGGCTGTATTGCCATTGCTGGAATCCAACTATGCCCATGCGGCCACGGTGCAGCCGCTGGATCCGGACCTTACGGAAGAGGACATCACCTATCCAGGCGAAGGCACTACCATGAAGGGATATCTTGTTCGCCCCAAAGCTGCAGGTAAAAGGGGAGCGGTGGTAGTGATCCATGAGAACCGTGGCCTTACGCCTCATATAAAAGATGTGGCCCGCCGCGTTGCCAAAGCTGGTTACCTGGCGCTGGCACCGGATGCCTTATCTGTATTTGGCGGTACTACTGCCAATGAAGATGAAAGCCGTGCCCAATTCGGCAAACTGGATGCTGCACAGAACCTGCAGAACTTCCTCAAGGCATTTCCTTATCTCAAATCACTTCCTGCATCCAATGGCAAAACAGCCTGTGTTGGTTTCTGCTGGGGAGGTGCATTGGCTAATCAGCTGGCCGTGAATGATCCTGATCTGAAAGCAGCCGTTGCATTTTACGGCCGCCAACCGGCAGCAGCAGATGTGCCAAAGATCAAAGCAGCAGTACAACTGCATTACGGCGGACTGGATGAAAGAGTGAATGAAGGTATTCCTGCTTACGAAGCCGCTTTAAAAGCAGCGCATACAAAATATGAACTGTACATCTACGAGGGTGCACAACACGCCTTCCATAACGATACTTCCGCAGCCCGTTATAACGAAGCTGCTGCTAAACTTGCCTGGGAGAGAACACTGAAGCTGTTTAAAGAAACCATACAATAG
- a CDS encoding glycoside hydrolase family 127 protein — protein sequence MKKILICLLLSAGPAMAQRDYPIQPVAFTQVKVNDNFWAPKIKVNADVTIPYTLEQCRKTGRVDNFLRAAGKLPGDKLTEFTFDDTDIYKVIEGASYSLQVQKNPELEKYLDTLISYIAIAQEPDGYLYTFRTVKAAKPHDWIGSQRWEKEEDLSHELYNSGHLFEAAVAHFQATGKRTMLNIAIKNADLLVRDFGFGKTERFPGHQIVETGLTKLYRVTGNKQYLDLAKFFLDVRGPGKKYSQEYNQAHKKVTDQHEAVGHAVRATYMYTGMADVAALTGDEDYLHAIDDIWHDVVERKMYITGGIGATGAGEAFGKAYQLPNMSAYAETCASIANVYWNSRMFLLHGDAKYIDVLERTLYNGLLSGVSLSGDRFFYPNPLASMGQHQRSAWFSCACCISNMTRFLPSMPGYIYAQNKNNLYLNLFVGNTASIQLPVTKVALTQQTNYPWEGKNEITVNPEKAAAFTLHIRIPGWAQNNPVPGDLYHAQDAAVKKIPLLLNGKPYQYKIEKGYAVINRTWKKGDKVTIELPMKAEKILANEQVKDDKFRFALERGPLMYCIEGPDNLDSSVQNIVVDRYAAVSEVFKPALLNGVTVLEMKGASTKRQLNSDELIRTTQTVTAIPYYAWANRGPSDMTVWIPYEASAAKPKPAPTIASKAKVSASLRNQRMFKALNDQYEPADAKDNNAPYLHWWPKKNSLEWVQYDFDSPQTISSSSVYWYDDGPWGGCRIPVSWKLYYKKGEEWVEVKPTSSYSITKDKYDTVHFEPLTTTALKMEIQQPVDYSAGLHEWSVK from the coding sequence ATGAAGAAGATTCTGATCTGTTTGCTGCTCAGTGCCGGACCTGCCATGGCACAAAGAGATTACCCTATTCAACCTGTTGCATTTACACAGGTGAAAGTGAATGATAATTTCTGGGCACCAAAAATAAAAGTGAATGCGGACGTGACCATCCCCTACACTTTAGAGCAATGCCGAAAAACCGGCAGGGTAGATAATTTTTTACGTGCTGCAGGCAAACTGCCCGGAGATAAACTAACGGAATTCACTTTTGATGATACCGATATCTATAAAGTAATAGAAGGTGCTTCTTATAGCTTACAGGTACAAAAGAACCCGGAGCTGGAAAAATATTTGGACACGTTGATCTCTTATATTGCGATCGCACAGGAACCGGATGGGTATCTCTATACTTTCCGTACTGTAAAAGCAGCGAAACCACATGATTGGATTGGTTCACAACGCTGGGAGAAGGAAGAAGACCTGAGTCATGAACTCTACAATTCCGGGCACCTGTTTGAAGCGGCTGTGGCGCATTTTCAGGCTACGGGCAAAAGAACAATGCTCAATATCGCTATTAAGAATGCGGACCTGCTGGTGCGTGATTTCGGCTTTGGCAAAACAGAAAGGTTCCCCGGCCACCAGATCGTGGAAACCGGCTTAACCAAACTGTACCGTGTAACAGGCAATAAACAATACCTGGACCTCGCCAAGTTCTTCCTGGATGTACGCGGCCCCGGGAAAAAATATAGCCAGGAATATAACCAGGCACATAAGAAAGTAACAGACCAGCACGAAGCCGTAGGGCATGCCGTTCGTGCTACTTATATGTACACCGGTATGGCAGATGTGGCAGCATTGACCGGTGATGAAGATTATCTGCATGCCATTGATGATATCTGGCATGATGTAGTGGAAAGGAAAATGTATATCACCGGCGGCATTGGCGCAACCGGGGCAGGAGAGGCATTTGGCAAAGCATACCAGTTGCCTAATATGAGCGCCTATGCAGAAACCTGCGCATCCATAGCCAACGTATACTGGAACAGCCGCATGTTCCTGCTCCATGGAGATGCGAAGTATATAGATGTATTGGAACGTACCTTATACAATGGTTTACTTTCCGGCGTATCCTTAAGCGGAGACCGTTTCTTCTATCCCAATCCATTGGCCTCTATGGGCCAGCACCAGCGTAGTGCCTGGTTCAGCTGTGCCTGCTGCATTTCCAACATGACGCGTTTTCTGCCTTCCATGCCGGGTTATATCTACGCACAGAATAAAAATAATCTCTACCTGAACCTGTTCGTAGGTAATACCGCCAGTATTCAATTACCTGTAACAAAAGTAGCGCTCACACAACAAACCAATTATCCCTGGGAAGGAAAGAATGAGATCACTGTTAATCCTGAAAAGGCCGCTGCCTTTACCCTGCACATCCGCATACCAGGCTGGGCGCAGAATAATCCGGTGCCGGGTGATCTTTATCATGCACAGGATGCTGCTGTTAAGAAAATACCGCTGTTGCTGAATGGTAAACCCTATCAATATAAAATAGAAAAAGGATATGCCGTGATCAACCGTACCTGGAAGAAAGGAGATAAGGTAACGATAGAGCTGCCCATGAAAGCAGAGAAAATCTTAGCCAACGAACAGGTGAAAGACGATAAATTCCGTTTTGCATTGGAGCGCGGCCCATTGATGTATTGCATTGAAGGTCCGGATAACCTGGATAGCAGTGTACAGAACATTGTTGTAGACCGGTACGCAGCCGTTAGCGAAGTTTTTAAACCGGCCTTACTCAATGGCGTAACCGTACTGGAAATGAAAGGCGCGTCCACAAAACGGCAGCTGAACAGTGATGAACTGATCCGTACCACGCAAACCGTTACCGCCATTCCCTATTACGCATGGGCCAATCGCGGTCCTTCAGATATGACGGTTTGGATACCCTACGAAGCCTCAGCAGCAAAACCTAAACCCGCACCCACCATTGCCTCCAAAGCTAAGGTTAGTGCCTCTCTTCGTAACCAGCGCATGTTCAAAGCCCTGAATGATCAGTATGAGCCTGCAGATGCTAAAGATAACAATGCACCTTACCTGCATTGGTGGCCAAAGAAGAATTCACTGGAATGGGTACAATATGATTTTGATTCCCCGCAGACTATTTCTTCTTCCAGCGTATATTGGTATGATGATGGCCCATGGGGTGGATGCCGCATCCCGGTTTCCTGGAAACTGTATTACAAAAAAGGAGAGGAATGGGTAGAAGTGAAACCCACCAGTTCATATAGCATCACAAAAGACAAATACGATACCGTTCATTTTGAACCACTGACCACCACTGCTTTAAAAATGGAAATACAGCAACCGGTGGACTACTCTGCCGGCCTGCATGAATGGAGCGTAAAATAA
- a CDS encoding AraC family transcriptional regulator, whose protein sequence is MKVLQFTIPVARDKAIITQSDLLPEFYPWLHRHEEIQLTRVIRGSGTLVVENNMYPFQEGDIFWIGSNQPHVFKGDGNTSPVQALTLFFNPQGMLGAVFELQELKKIKAFLQKSDAGFKVPEDQKEDIFLRMLQIDQTTCAKQLIHFMDLLHTFQSMNDLPSLISGTRLIAVNEQEGIRISYIYDYIMQHYDADITLEDIAQHANMSAQAFCRYFKKHTRLTFISFLNEVRVSEACKKLADGNFDSISTVAYQCGFNSIANFNRVFKSIAGKSPRDYIREFGQIEEKQDIY, encoded by the coding sequence ATGAAAGTTCTACAGTTTACCATTCCTGTTGCACGTGACAAAGCAATTATCACGCAAAGCGATCTTCTTCCGGAATTTTATCCCTGGCTGCACCGCCATGAAGAGATCCAGCTCACGCGGGTGATCCGTGGGAGCGGTACATTAGTAGTAGAAAATAACATGTATCCTTTCCAGGAAGGAGATATTTTCTGGATAGGCAGTAATCAGCCACATGTATTTAAAGGAGATGGAAACACTTCACCTGTACAGGCTTTAACCCTCTTCTTTAATCCACAGGGTATGCTGGGTGCTGTATTTGAATTACAGGAACTGAAGAAAATAAAAGCCTTCCTTCAGAAATCAGATGCCGGCTTCAAAGTACCGGAAGATCAAAAGGAAGATATCTTTCTGCGGATGCTGCAGATAGATCAAACCACCTGCGCCAAACAACTGATCCATTTCATGGACCTGCTGCATACTTTTCAGAGCATGAACGACCTGCCTTCTCTTATTTCCGGCACACGTTTAATAGCCGTGAACGAACAGGAAGGGATCAGGATCAGCTATATCTATGATTACATCATGCAGCATTACGATGCGGATATCACCCTGGAAGATATCGCGCAGCATGCAAATATGTCTGCCCAGGCGTTCTGCCGTTATTTCAAAAAACATACGCGGTTGACATTCATTTCTTTCTTAAATGAAGTGCGGGTAAGTGAAGCCTGCAAGAAACTGGCAGATGGTAATTTCGACAGTATCTCCACCGTGGCTTATCAATGCGGGTTCAACAGCATCGCCAATTTTAACCGGGTGTTTAAATCCATTGCGGGCAAGTCCCCCCGGGATTATATCCGGGAGTTCGGGCAGATAGAAGAAAAGCAGGATATTTATTAA
- a CDS encoding alpha/beta hydrolase, with the protein MKKILLFSLVTLSLQLSAQEVFNYDEAKVGNLPLPVLLTPDVKTAADWKRSRRPEILQLFTTHMYGVYPGKPAHMHTLVQRIDSNALGGTAISKQVRLFLAKGDQAPFMDILLYLPKKTSKPVPVFIGCNFLGNHTISGDTNILVKQVINPVALGFQERRWEAAKIIEKGYGLATFHYGDVEPDSSNGWKTGVRSRMQEELKTAPEAWSAIGVWAWGLSRLMDHLETEKNVDAKRVIITGHSRLGKAALWAAANDTRFAAVVSNNSGEGGAALSTRWFGETTLRINTRFPHWFIAAYKQYNEKPETLPFDQHMLLALIAPRPLYVASATEDLWTDPTGEFLAAKAAEPVYKLFKYEGLGVSAIPAPDHPVGKRIRYHLRTGKHDILWYDWEQFIRFAKEELP; encoded by the coding sequence ATGAAAAAAATCCTTCTCTTTTCCCTGGTAACCCTATCTCTGCAACTGAGTGCCCAGGAGGTTTTTAATTATGACGAAGCGAAAGTGGGCAACCTTCCCCTGCCTGTACTGTTAACGCCTGACGTAAAAACTGCAGCGGACTGGAAACGCAGTCGCAGACCGGAGATCCTGCAACTCTTCACAACACATATGTATGGCGTATACCCGGGTAAACCTGCTCATATGCATACCCTTGTACAACGGATAGACAGTAATGCGCTGGGCGGCACCGCCATCTCTAAACAGGTAAGGCTGTTCCTGGCAAAAGGAGACCAGGCGCCTTTTATGGATATACTCCTTTACCTTCCTAAAAAAACCAGCAAACCAGTGCCGGTGTTCATCGGCTGTAATTTCCTGGGCAATCATACCATTTCAGGAGATACGAATATCCTGGTTAAACAGGTGATCAACCCTGTTGCACTGGGCTTCCAGGAAAGGCGCTGGGAGGCAGCCAAAATAATTGAAAAAGGATACGGCCTCGCTACCTTTCACTATGGGGATGTAGAGCCGGATAGTTCAAATGGATGGAAAACAGGCGTGCGCAGCAGGATGCAGGAGGAATTGAAAACAGCCCCCGAAGCATGGAGTGCAATTGGTGTATGGGCATGGGGCTTAAGCCGGCTGATGGATCACCTGGAAACAGAAAAGAATGTAGATGCCAAAAGAGTGATCATCACAGGCCATAGCCGTTTGGGTAAAGCCGCTTTATGGGCGGCAGCAAATGATACCCGTTTTGCCGCTGTAGTGTCCAACAACTCCGGAGAAGGCGGCGCCGCTTTATCAACCCGCTGGTTTGGGGAAACCACTTTACGCATTAATACCCGTTTCCCGCATTGGTTCATTGCTGCCTATAAACAATACAATGAAAAACCGGAAACATTACCTTTTGATCAGCATATGCTGCTGGCACTGATAGCGCCACGCCCTTTATATGTTGCCAGTGCAACAGAAGACCTGTGGACTGACCCCACAGGAGAATTCCTTGCTGCCAAAGCTGCCGAACCCGTCTATAAACTATTCAAATATGAAGGATTGGGTGTATCGGCAATCCCTGCACCGGACCATCCGGTGGGAAAACGTATACGCTATCATCTGCGTACAGGCAAACATGATATCCTGTGGTACGACTGGGAACAATTCATCCGGTTTGCCAAAGAGGAACTACCTTAA
- a CDS encoding TlpA family protein disulfide reductase: MKKYGMLILAVCCITQCLAQCILTGKINGAAGKETELNISRDVWYQKDNSVFSEVKPDGSFSFTVPGTDPLFVTLHYNKQKQQLLLSPGRHLHVTFDDADLPGTIQFSGKGAAENMLVHASFPQQRPFFMNPFSAENAYGKMGRDSLMNILLPDILDTANHLSLNVTKAKLPAVVKASLHTQIKYYYALNMEEFSIVLDNYTRNPAAQAWKDTVMKLTGMPSMTELYRSPAANYFLYAYAKYKMMEIGQVYRKDKAQGAKMLAAAAGLPFDSLMSMAEEYGDEIITLLSAKKFLPPAQHERLLANRVIYYSNEKETTMARRVMTELTKHFAGSKEEKDASQRMAKLESMLATGKENDKIVIHTGITTLEQLLAPYKGKLVYLDIWGTWCSPCKAEMRYAPKLKEQMKGKDVVFLYLSNDKDLADKKWREYIQVNNITGEHVRITGAAIETIWQTLLPGEENRYYPTFFIFDREGKVLIKKAKRPSDEEALYTQLLGAL; the protein is encoded by the coding sequence ATGAAAAAGTATGGGATGCTCATCCTTGCCGTTTGCTGTATCACCCAATGCCTGGCGCAATGTATCCTTACGGGAAAGATCAATGGCGCTGCGGGGAAAGAAACCGAATTGAATATTTCCCGGGATGTATGGTATCAAAAGGATAATTCCGTTTTCAGCGAAGTAAAGCCGGATGGCAGCTTTTCTTTTACCGTTCCGGGAACGGACCCATTGTTTGTAACCTTACACTACAACAAACAAAAGCAGCAGTTATTACTAAGTCCCGGCAGGCACTTACACGTCACCTTTGATGATGCAGACCTGCCCGGTACTATTCAGTTCAGCGGCAAAGGTGCTGCAGAAAACATGCTGGTGCATGCCAGCTTTCCGCAGCAACGCCCTTTTTTTATGAATCCTTTCTCTGCGGAGAATGCCTATGGAAAAATGGGCCGGGATTCCCTGATGAATATATTACTGCCTGACATCCTGGATACGGCAAACCACCTCTCCCTGAATGTTACCAAAGCAAAACTTCCGGCAGTTGTAAAAGCCTCCCTGCATACGCAGATCAAATATTATTATGCACTGAACATGGAAGAGTTCAGCATTGTGCTGGATAACTATACCAGGAATCCGGCAGCCCAGGCCTGGAAGGATACGGTGATGAAACTCACCGGTATGCCTTCCATGACTGAGCTCTACAGAAGCCCTGCCGCCAATTATTTCCTGTATGCTTACGCTAAATATAAGATGATGGAGATCGGGCAGGTTTACAGGAAAGACAAGGCCCAGGGGGCTAAAATGCTGGCAGCAGCAGCAGGGTTGCCCTTTGATTCACTGATGTCTATGGCGGAGGAATATGGGGATGAGATCATTACCCTCCTCTCCGCCAAAAAGTTCCTGCCGCCGGCGCAACATGAAAGACTGCTGGCCAACAGGGTGATCTATTACAGTAATGAAAAGGAAACCACCATGGCCCGCAGGGTGATGACGGAACTCACAAAACATTTCGCCGGCAGTAAGGAGGAGAAAGATGCCAGCCAAAGGATGGCCAAACTGGAAAGTATGCTGGCAACAGGAAAGGAGAACGACAAGATTGTGATCCATACGGGCATTACTACCCTGGAGCAGTTGCTGGCACCCTATAAAGGCAAACTCGTATACCTGGATATCTGGGGAACCTGGTGCAGCCCCTGTAAAGCAGAAATGCGTTATGCCCCCAAACTGAAGGAGCAGATGAAAGGGAAAGATGTGGTATTCCTCTACCTCAGCAACGATAAGGACCTGGCAGATAAAAAATGGCGGGAATACATACAGGTGAATAATATTACGGGCGAACATGTGCGGATCACCGGAGCAGCCATTGAAACCATCTGGCAAACCCTGCTGCCGGGAGAAGAAAACAGGTACTACCCTACTTTCTTCATCTTTGACCGGGAGGGTAAAGTACTGATCAAAAAGGCAAAACGGCCCAGTGATGAAGAGGCATTGTATACCCAGCTGCTGGGGGCCTTATAA